The proteins below are encoded in one region of Silene latifolia isolate original U9 population chromosome 2, ASM4854445v1, whole genome shotgun sequence:
- the LOC141641589 gene encoding uncharacterized protein LOC141641589 has protein sequence MLQEIGFPQQFINWVLGCITGTWYSLKLNGGLFGFFSGKDDLMMFVRRDVPSVIAVQHALTKFASVSGLSANNKLQHWSTKSLTYAGKAQLLYAVIFCLENFWCSSMLLTQKVLKQINQLSRNFFWGIKEGERKLQFKSWKHICAPWSRGGFNIKNVQTWNIALMIHWIWKFSTDSTGLWVRWHKEYVLKNETIWSLASKDQFSSSLKGVLAARNVLLAKAGGKLQTSNIYEYLLEAPVPRHRVIAILAAQGKLATVDNLQPWGFHLVNRCSLCKQALESHQHLFFRCLFSQAV, from the exons ATGTTACAAGAGATTGGGTTTCCTCAGCAGTTCATCAACTGGGTTCTTGGTTGTATCACTGGTACTTGGTATTCTTTGAAGCTTAATGGTGGTCTCTTTGGTTTTTTCTCTGGTAAAG ATGACTTGATGATGTTTGTTCGAAGGGATGTTCCTTCTGTGATAGCAGTTCAACATGCTTTGACTAAATTTGCTTCAGTTTCTGGTCTCAGTGCTAAT AATAAGTTGCAGCATTGGTCAACTAAGTCCCTTACTTATGCTGGTAAGGCTCAGTTGCTTTATGCTGTCATTTTTTGTCTAGAGAATTTTTGGTGTTCTAGTATGTTGCTTACTCAAAAGGTACTCAAACAGATAAACCAGTTAAGTAGGAACTTTTTCTGGGGAATAAAGGAAGGGGAGAGGAAACTGCAATTCAAAAGCTGGAAACACATTTGTGCTCCTTGGAGTAGAGGGGGATTTAATATTAAGAATGTGCAAACTTGGAATATAGCCTTGATGATTCACTGGATTTGGAAGTTCTCTACTGATTCTACAGGATTGTGGGTTAGGTGGCACAAAGAGTATGTCTTGAAAAATGAGACAATCTGGTCTCTTGCTTCTAAAGATCAGTTTTCTTCTAGTCTTAAGGGAGTTTTGGCTGCTAGGAATGTTCTGCTTGCCAAAGCAG GTGGTAAGCTTCAAACTAGTAATATCTATGAGTATTTGCTTGAGGCTCCAGTTCCAAGACACAGGGTTATAGCCATTCTTGCTGCTCAAGGGAAGTTGGCAACAGTTGATAACTTGCAGCCATGGGGCTTCCATTTGGTGAATAGATGCAGTCTTTGTAAGCAAGCTTTGGAAAGTCACCAACATTTATTCTTCAGATGCTTGTTTTCTCAGGCTGTCTGA